A stretch of the Asticcacaulis sp. ZE23SCel15 genome encodes the following:
- a CDS encoding ABC transporter permease, with protein MKPELERIPKSVKRFSDSNARKSKISERRSDSVRSENALKLILSVGSPLLLLIVWQAVTAFKLFPPEVLVSPTAVVSAFGEVITTGELQRHLSESLTRLAGGFTAGASLGLLFGLALALSKTVERVFGPTFQALRQVPVLAFIPMLILLLGIDEVFKIIIIAKAAFFPVALAAYDSVKGVPKSYFEVSSLYRAPWWVLISKILIPATIPNILAGVRLSLTRSWLVLVAAELIVADSGLGQMMEMGRQMFRLDIVMVGVIVAGVIGFGLDRLFQLLQAHALRWKTA; from the coding sequence ATGAAGCCTGAGCTAGAGCGCATTCCGAAAAGTGTGAAGCGGTTTTCGGATTCAAATGCGCGTAAAAGTAAAATTTCAGAGCGCCGATCTGATTCAGTCAGATCGGAAAACGCTCTGAAACTCATCCTGTCGGTCGGATCGCCTCTGCTGCTGCTTATCGTGTGGCAGGCCGTGACCGCGTTTAAACTGTTCCCGCCCGAAGTGCTGGTCTCGCCTACCGCCGTCGTATCCGCCTTTGGCGAAGTCATCACCACCGGTGAACTGCAGCGCCACCTGTCGGAAAGCCTGACCCGTCTGGCAGGCGGCTTTACCGCCGGTGCGTCGCTGGGGCTGCTGTTCGGGCTGGCGCTGGCGCTATCGAAAACGGTGGAGCGGGTATTCGGCCCGACGTTTCAGGCCCTGCGTCAGGTGCCGGTTCTGGCCTTTATCCCCATGCTAATCCTGCTACTGGGCATCGACGAAGTGTTCAAGATCATCATCATCGCCAAGGCCGCCTTTTTCCCCGTGGCCTTGGCCGCCTACGACAGCGTTAAGGGCGTGCCGAAATCCTATTTTGAGGTGTCGTCGCTGTACCGGGCGCCGTGGTGGGTGCTGATCAGTAAAATCCTGATCCCCGCCACCATCCCCAATATTCTGGCCGGCGTGCGCCTGAGCCTGACCCGCTCGTGGCTGGTGCTGGTGGCGGCGGAACTGATCGTGGCCGATAGCGGTCTGGGCCAGATGATGGAGATGGGCCGTCAGATGTTCCGCCTCGATATCGTCATGGTCGGGGTGATCGTCGCCGGGGTCATCGGCTTTGGCCTTGACCGCCTGTTTCAGCTTTTGCAAGCGCACGCCCTGCGCTGGAAGACCGCGTGA